A genomic window from Chitinophaga pollutisoli includes:
- a CDS encoding AGE family epimerase/isomerase, giving the protein MRYNIQELESLRDFYADRLLNNTVPFWFPRSFDYEHGGFLLMRDATGELIDDDKAVWIQGRATWLLSTLYNTVEAKPEWLEGAKLGYEFLINHCFDTDGRMFFHVTRNGAPIRKRRYFFSETFAVIAMAAYSKASGNEEAATRARALFGKCVEYATTPGLLEPKFEPTRPAKGIGVPMIMLNTAQQLRDAIGDPRCDALITQWIGDIEKYFVKDDIRCVMEQVAPDGSIIDHIDGRTLNPGHAIEGAWFILQEAVHRNNDPQLISLGCRMLDYMWERGWDTQHGGILYFRDVYHKPVQEYWQDMKFWWPHNEAIIATLLAYLVTGHPKYAQWHRQVHAYAYTRFHDKEHGEWFGYLHRDGSIAQTAKGNLFKGPFHLPRQEWYCRQLLTAHLQKSSV; this is encoded by the coding sequence ATGCGATACAATATACAGGAACTGGAATCGCTACGCGATTTTTACGCTGATCGACTGCTGAACAACACCGTCCCGTTCTGGTTCCCCCGATCCTTCGACTACGAGCACGGCGGATTCCTGCTGATGCGCGATGCCACGGGAGAACTCATCGACGATGACAAGGCGGTCTGGATCCAGGGGAGGGCAACGTGGTTACTGTCGACGTTATACAATACCGTGGAAGCAAAACCGGAATGGTTGGAAGGGGCGAAACTGGGATATGAATTTCTTATCAACCACTGCTTCGACACCGACGGCAGGATGTTTTTCCATGTAACGAGAAATGGCGCGCCCATCCGTAAGCGCCGTTATTTCTTCTCCGAAACTTTCGCCGTGATCGCCATGGCGGCATATTCCAAAGCCTCCGGCAACGAAGAAGCAGCCACCCGCGCGCGGGCGCTATTTGGCAAATGCGTGGAATACGCCACCACGCCCGGTCTGCTGGAACCGAAGTTTGAACCGACGCGCCCGGCCAAAGGGATCGGCGTTCCCATGATCATGCTCAACACCGCGCAGCAGCTCCGCGACGCCATCGGCGATCCGCGTTGCGATGCGCTTATCACCCAATGGATCGGTGATATTGAAAAATACTTCGTCAAAGATGACATCCGCTGCGTGATGGAACAGGTAGCGCCCGACGGCAGCATCATCGACCACATCGACGGCCGCACCCTCAATCCCGGTCACGCCATCGAAGGCGCGTGGTTCATTTTACAGGAAGCGGTACACCGCAACAACGATCCCCAGCTCATCAGCCTGGGCTGCCGCATGCTCGATTACATGTGGGAACGGGGATGGGATACCCAACACGGCGGCATCCTCTATTTCCGCGACGTCTACCACAAACCGGTTCAAGAATACTGGCAGGACATGAAATTCTGGTGGCCTCATAACGAAGCCATCATCGCCACGCTTCTCGCCTACCTCGTAACCGGCCACCCGAAATACGCGCAATGGCACCGGCAGGTGCATGCCTACGCCTACACCCGCTTCCACGACAAGGAACACGGCGAATGGTTCGGATACCTGCACCGCGACGGCTCCATCGCGCAAACCGCGAAAGGCAACCTGTTCAAAGGCCCGTTCCACCTCCCGCGGCAGGAATGGTATTGCCGGCAATTGCTGACCGCGCATCTGCAAAAAAGCAGCGTATGA
- a CDS encoding family 20 glycosylhydrolase codes for MPEPAELAWRDAQFNLSTCMAIICADPALRTEAQRLQASLRAEGFRNIRLLAKSKQRERVIILEKAAVSAPVTTKESYTIDVSDEAVKITAPSAHGAFNALQTLLQLTSGGYVQGSAIRDWPAFSWRSYMVDVGRNYQPMDLLKQQIDVMSRYKMNVFHFHFTEDVAWRLHFKRYPQLTEARHMTRQKGKFYTEENLHELIRYCRERHIVLVPEIDMPGHSAAFRRAMGYDMQSDSGMAIVAQIVKDFCKEYDLPYLHIGADEVKITNPRFLPEMTRLAESMGRKVIGWMPGGNFPESVIRQLWSEGSVDHGNDSIQYIDSRQLYINHMDPLESVISIYQRQFCNTPAGNASALGATLCLWHDRNVAAEEDVMTMNPVYPSLLAFAERVWKGGGTPGITVAIGPGIAAEFAGFEQRLIAHKVRYFEGMPFTYFPQSGQQWQLYGPFANGGNTAQEFDTASVRPSQTATGGTVILRHWWAPNLQGVLAAPAENTTWYASTRIWSDRDGETDCWIGFHDYSRSHASLPPIAGKWDNRGSSIRVNGALIPPPVWASAGKTITLETPYTNEGYAYRAPAKVYLKKGWNIVEVKAPVASFKGRDWQNPVKWMFTFLPCRNE; via the coding sequence CTGCCGGAGCCGGCGGAGCTGGCCTGGCGCGACGCGCAGTTCAATTTATCAACCTGCATGGCTATTATTTGCGCCGATCCCGCTTTGCGGACCGAAGCCCAGCGCCTGCAAGCCTCGCTGCGTGCGGAAGGTTTCCGCAACATCCGGCTGCTGGCGAAAAGCAAGCAGCGGGAACGGGTGATCATCCTGGAAAAGGCCGCCGTCTCCGCTCCTGTGACTACAAAGGAATCTTACACCATTGACGTGAGCGACGAAGCGGTAAAAATTACCGCACCTTCCGCCCACGGCGCTTTCAATGCATTGCAAACCCTCCTCCAGCTTACTTCCGGCGGTTATGTACAAGGCAGCGCCATCCGCGACTGGCCGGCTTTCTCCTGGCGGTCTTACATGGTGGACGTGGGCAGAAACTACCAGCCCATGGATCTCCTCAAGCAGCAGATCGACGTGATGAGCCGGTACAAAATGAATGTGTTTCATTTTCATTTCACAGAAGACGTGGCCTGGAGGCTTCATTTCAAGCGCTACCCGCAACTCACCGAAGCGCGGCACATGACCCGGCAGAAAGGGAAATTTTATACGGAAGAAAATCTCCACGAACTTATCCGCTATTGCCGCGAGCGCCACATCGTACTGGTACCCGAAATCGACATGCCGGGCCACAGCGCCGCATTCCGCAGGGCAATGGGCTACGATATGCAAAGCGATTCCGGAATGGCCATCGTAGCGCAGATCGTGAAAGACTTTTGTAAAGAATACGACCTGCCTTACCTGCACATCGGCGCGGATGAAGTGAAGATCACCAACCCGCGCTTCCTGCCGGAAATGACGCGGCTGGCGGAAAGCATGGGCAGGAAAGTAATCGGCTGGATGCCCGGCGGTAACTTCCCAGAAAGCGTGATCCGGCAATTGTGGTCGGAAGGATCGGTAGATCATGGCAACGACTCCATTCAATACATCGATTCGCGCCAGCTCTACATCAACCACATGGACCCGCTGGAAAGCGTGATCAGCATCTACCAGCGCCAGTTCTGCAATACGCCGGCCGGCAATGCCTCCGCGCTCGGCGCCACGCTCTGCCTCTGGCACGACCGCAATGTGGCGGCGGAAGAAGATGTGATGACGATGAACCCCGTTTACCCTTCGCTCCTCGCTTTCGCGGAGCGCGTTTGGAAAGGCGGCGGAACACCGGGCATCACGGTGGCGATCGGCCCGGGTATCGCGGCGGAATTCGCCGGGTTCGAGCAGCGGCTGATCGCGCATAAAGTACGGTATTTTGAAGGGATGCCCTTCACTTACTTCCCGCAAAGCGGCCAGCAGTGGCAGTTATACGGTCCATTCGCCAATGGGGGCAACACCGCGCAGGAGTTCGACACCGCCAGCGTCCGTCCATCGCAGACGGCCACCGGCGGCACGGTGATCCTCCGGCACTGGTGGGCGCCCAACCTGCAAGGAGTACTCGCGGCTCCCGCAGAAAACACCACCTGGTACGCATCTACCCGTATCTGGAGCGACCGCGACGGAGAAACTGACTGCTGGATAGGATTCCACGATTATTCCCGTTCCCACGCATCCCTGCCACCCATCGCCGGCAAATGGGACAACCGTGGCAGCAGTATCCGCGTGAACGGCGCCCTCATCCCCCCGCCCGTCTGGGCAAGCGCAGGCAAAACCATCACCCTGGAAACACCTTACACCAACGAAGGGTACGCCTACCGCGCTCCCGCGAAAGTATACCTCAAAAAAGGCTGGAACATCGTGGAAGTGAAGGCGCCCGTAGCCTCGTTCAAAGGCCGCGACTGGCAGAACCCCGTGAAATGGATGTTCACCTTCCTGCCTTGCCGCAACGAATAG
- a CDS encoding sialidase family protein: MIYRYLLSIVILLLARHAGAQTFTPVFTSGQEGHKSYRIPAIVSVGGKLLAFAEGRVDHAGDFGDINIVLKESADGGKTWSALRTVVDYSNLQAGNPAPVADLTDPAYPKGRVFLFYNTGDNHEGEVRKGKGLREVWYVTSTDGGISWSAPVNITTQTHRPNMPDRNPAYNFKEDWRSYANTPGHAMQFADGQFKGRIFISANHSAGKPIADFSDYKAHGYYTDDHGKTFHLSETVAIPGGNEAMAAQLKGNRMVMNIRNQQGRDRYRIIAESSDGGQSWDTTYFDRQLPDPVCQGSVLSVGNGRKRTLLFCNNADTVQRNNLVLRVSRNDGKRWYKNITIAQRPDNPRRHSHTAYSDLVPTGRKKVGVLFEYDDYKQIMFTNIAY; this comes from the coding sequence ATGATCTACAGGTATTTACTTTCTATCGTCATTTTGCTGTTGGCCCGGCATGCCGGCGCGCAAACGTTTACGCCCGTTTTCACCAGCGGGCAGGAAGGTCATAAGAGTTACCGCATTCCCGCCATCGTTTCCGTCGGCGGCAAGTTGCTGGCTTTTGCGGAAGGCCGCGTCGACCATGCCGGGGATTTCGGCGATATCAATATCGTATTGAAAGAAAGCGCCGACGGTGGAAAAACATGGAGCGCGCTGCGGACGGTCGTGGATTACAGCAACCTGCAGGCCGGCAACCCCGCGCCTGTGGCGGACCTTACCGATCCCGCGTATCCCAAAGGCCGCGTCTTCCTGTTTTACAATACAGGCGACAACCATGAAGGAGAAGTGCGGAAAGGAAAAGGGCTCCGCGAAGTGTGGTACGTCACTTCTACAGACGGCGGCATCAGCTGGTCGGCACCGGTAAACATCACCACCCAAACCCACCGGCCCAACATGCCCGACAGGAATCCGGCGTACAATTTCAAGGAAGATTGGCGCAGCTATGCCAACACGCCCGGCCACGCCATGCAGTTCGCCGACGGTCAGTTCAAGGGCCGCATCTTCATTTCCGCCAACCACTCCGCCGGCAAACCCATTGCCGATTTCTCCGATTACAAAGCGCATGGATATTACACCGACGACCACGGCAAAACCTTCCACCTCAGCGAAACCGTAGCGATTCCCGGCGGCAACGAAGCCATGGCCGCGCAGCTGAAAGGAAACCGGATGGTGATGAACATCCGCAACCAGCAGGGCCGCGACCGTTACCGTATTATCGCTGAAAGCAGCGACGGCGGGCAATCGTGGGACACCACCTACTTCGACCGCCAACTGCCCGATCCCGTGTGCCAGGGTTCCGTGCTCAGCGTCGGAAATGGCCGCAAACGCACGCTGCTATTCTGCAACAACGCAGATACCGTGCAACGCAACAACCTCGTGCTGCGCGTGAGCCGAAACGACGGCAAGCGCTGGTACAAAAACATTACCATCGCCCAACGCCCGGATAATCCGCGCCGCCATTCGCATACGGCGTATTCTGACCTGGTGCCCACCGGCAGAAAGAAAGTAGGCGTGCTGTTCGAGTACGACGATTACAAACAGATCATGTTTACCAATATCGCTTATTGA
- a CDS encoding sialate O-acetylesterase: MIRSLAYLVFFPALAFGQLKTDPAWMDHMVLQRHQPITVSGKSTPGETVRLTFKGRSASARTLPDSTWRIRIRPLPASATPADMLIQAGKARITLRDLLVGDVWLCLGQSNMEFPMRSEAHYAEARKNLNGQNIRFYNPKYAGKGIYNQPFPDSLSRLLDSGGFYTGGAWQPCDTASMPGMSAVAYYFAEKVTQQAGVPVGLVHLAIGGAPLETFIPKEALLADSGFARKTRGNWLDNPALPDWSRERGRQNRGHTESPEGPAHGYQPGFAFEKGLRAWTSTAIAGILFYQGETNAQETARVAEYGQLFALMVNAYREYWPGAPCYFVQLSSIDSTGYRSQLWPQFRDGQRIMLQHILRSGMAVSSDVGARNDVHPTNKRIVGQRLAAWALYDYYGMKNVVPSGPLAEKAVYADGTVTIFFTWAEGLKPADGAWLKGFSLDGTHPAEAKIRGNTVEIRSPERPAFVYYGWQPFTGANLVNAAGLPASTFRLRIEP; this comes from the coding sequence ATGATCCGGAGCCTCGCATACCTGGTTTTCTTTCCCGCGCTGGCTTTCGGGCAGCTTAAAACGGATCCTGCCTGGATGGATCACATGGTCCTCCAGCGCCATCAACCCATTACCGTTTCCGGGAAATCCACTCCCGGCGAAACAGTGCGCCTCACTTTCAAGGGGCGCTCCGCATCCGCGCGTACGCTGCCCGACAGTACCTGGCGCATCCGCATCCGGCCACTGCCTGCCAGCGCCACGCCTGCCGATATGCTGATCCAGGCAGGAAAAGCGCGCATCACGCTCCGGGATTTGCTCGTGGGCGACGTCTGGCTGTGCCTGGGGCAATCGAACATGGAATTCCCCATGCGGAGCGAGGCGCATTATGCCGAAGCGCGTAAAAACTTAAATGGTCAAAACATCCGGTTTTACAATCCGAAGTACGCCGGGAAAGGTATTTACAACCAGCCATTCCCCGACAGCCTGTCCCGCCTGCTCGACAGCGGCGGTTTCTATACCGGCGGCGCCTGGCAACCCTGCGACACGGCATCGATGCCCGGCATGAGCGCCGTAGCCTATTATTTCGCGGAAAAGGTAACGCAGCAGGCAGGCGTGCCCGTTGGACTGGTGCATCTCGCCATCGGCGGCGCGCCATTGGAAACGTTCATCCCGAAAGAAGCCCTGCTGGCCGATAGCGGCTTCGCGCGGAAAACGCGCGGCAACTGGCTGGATAATCCAGCCCTTCCGGACTGGTCGCGGGAAAGAGGGCGCCAGAACCGCGGGCATACCGAAAGCCCCGAAGGCCCCGCGCACGGTTACCAACCCGGTTTCGCTTTCGAAAAAGGATTGCGCGCATGGACAAGCACCGCCATCGCAGGCATTCTCTTCTACCAGGGAGAAACCAACGCACAGGAAACGGCGCGCGTTGCGGAATACGGGCAGTTGTTCGCTTTGATGGTCAACGCCTACAGGGAATACTGGCCCGGTGCGCCGTGCTATTTCGTGCAGCTTTCCTCGATCGACAGTACGGGCTACCGCTCGCAGCTTTGGCCGCAGTTCCGCGACGGACAGCGGATCATGTTGCAACACATCCTCCGCTCCGGCATGGCCGTTTCCAGCGACGTGGGCGCCCGCAACGACGTACATCCCACCAACAAGCGGATCGTTGGGCAGCGGCTGGCGGCCTGGGCCTTGTACGATTATTATGGAATGAAAAACGTGGTACCCTCGGGCCCATTGGCCGAAAAGGCAGTATATGCCGATGGTACCGTGACAATATTTTTTACATGGGCGGAAGGGTTGAAGCCGGCGGATGGCGCCTGGCTGAAAGGGTTCTCGCTGGACGGAACACATCCCGCGGAAGCGAAGATCCGCGGGAATACCGTGGAAATCCGGTCTCCCGAAAGGCCTGCTTTCGTATATTACGGATGGCAGCCTTTTACGGGCGCGAACCTCGTGAATGCCGCCGGCTTGCCGGCTTCCACCTTCCGCCTCCGTATCGAACCTTAA
- a CDS encoding P1 family peptidase, whose product MFHRSAIIAFLLLPGALWAQECKRARDYGIHIGVMQPGALNAITDVRGVKVGHTTLVKGDSIRTGVTAIVPAEGNLFQQKVPAAIFVGNGFGKLAGITQVNELGNLETPIVLTNTLSVPVAMQAVAGLTLAEKGNENVRSVNAVVGETNDGYLNDIRGRHVTVADVNAAILSAAAGKVTEGNVGAGTGTICFGFKGGIGTASRKLPASLGGYTVGVIVQSNFGGVLSIDGAPVGKELGKFDFSNHLLNNVDGSCMIVVATDAPIDHRNLMRLASRAILGLGKTGGIASNGSGDYVIAFSTAEELRIPHSGNQSHQTVTLLQNEAMSPLFLAAIEATEEAIINSLFVATSAKGRNGNAVEALPLQQVLPILQKYNRLQP is encoded by the coding sequence ATGTTCCACCGTTCAGCCATTATTGCCTTTTTACTCCTCCCCGGCGCGCTGTGGGCGCAGGAGTGCAAACGCGCGCGGGATTACGGCATCCATATCGGCGTGATGCAACCCGGCGCGCTCAACGCCATCACTGACGTGCGCGGCGTGAAGGTCGGGCACACCACCCTCGTGAAAGGCGATTCCATCCGTACCGGCGTTACCGCCATCGTCCCCGCGGAAGGCAACCTGTTTCAACAGAAAGTACCGGCGGCGATATTCGTCGGCAACGGATTTGGCAAACTCGCCGGCATCACACAAGTGAATGAGTTGGGTAACCTGGAAACGCCCATCGTGCTGACCAATACCCTCAGTGTTCCGGTGGCCATGCAGGCCGTTGCCGGGCTCACGCTGGCCGAAAAAGGGAATGAAAATGTGCGGTCGGTAAATGCGGTGGTGGGAGAAACGAACGACGGCTACCTCAACGACATCCGTGGCCGGCATGTAACCGTCGCCGATGTGAACGCCGCCATATTATCCGCTGCCGCGGGAAAAGTAACAGAAGGAAACGTAGGCGCGGGAACAGGAACGATCTGTTTCGGGTTCAAAGGCGGCATCGGCACCGCTTCCCGGAAACTGCCCGCCAGTCTGGGCGGTTACACGGTTGGGGTGATCGTGCAAAGCAACTTCGGCGGGGTATTGTCGATCGACGGTGCACCGGTAGGCAAGGAACTTGGCAAATTCGATTTCAGCAATCATTTATTGAATAATGTAGACGGCTCCTGCATGATCGTGGTGGCTACAGACGCCCCCATCGACCACCGGAACCTGATGCGCCTCGCCAGCCGCGCCATACTAGGGCTTGGAAAAACCGGCGGCATCGCTTCGAACGGGAGCGGCGATTATGTGATCGCGTTCTCTACCGCCGAAGAGCTTCGTATCCCGCACAGCGGCAACCAGTCCCATCAAACGGTAACGCTGCTGCAAAACGAAGCCATGTCTCCATTGTTCCTGGCCGCCATCGAAGCCACGGAAGAAGCCATCATCAATTCGCTGTTCGTGGCCACATCGGCGAAGGGCCGCAATGGCAACGCAGTGGAAGCGCTACCTTTGCAACAGGTTTTGCCTATTCTCCAAAAATACAACCGTTTGCAACCATGA
- a CDS encoding dihydrodipicolinate synthase family protein gives MKHLQGLIAAPFTPMDATGAINGKLIPEYYRLLKANGVTGAFICGSTGEGVSMTIAEKKAVTTAWVECKKGDDDFTVMLLLGGTCLADCKELALHAQAAGIDAVSFTGPFYFKPASVEALAQCCAEIAAVVPDMPFYYYHIPVLNGVHFAMIDLLKAVDGRIPNFAGVKYTHEDFMDYLSCMHYQNGKYDMLWGRDENMLSALAIGAKGAVGSTFNYAAPLYHQLMKAFADGELEKAAQLQQQSIDMIRLLGKYGGIATGKAYMKLIGLDCGTFRLPVSNMSQAQFAQFGADVEALGFDHYKSRPAAKTHS, from the coding sequence ATGAAACATTTGCAAGGACTGATTGCCGCTCCCTTTACGCCCATGGATGCGACCGGAGCTATAAACGGGAAACTGATCCCGGAGTATTACCGCCTGCTGAAAGCCAACGGCGTAACAGGCGCTTTCATCTGCGGGTCTACCGGCGAGGGGGTTTCTATGACCATCGCCGAGAAAAAAGCCGTTACCACCGCCTGGGTGGAATGTAAAAAAGGCGACGATGATTTCACCGTGATGCTCCTGCTCGGCGGCACCTGCCTGGCTGATTGCAAGGAACTGGCGCTGCACGCGCAGGCCGCCGGTATCGACGCGGTTTCCTTTACAGGCCCGTTCTACTTCAAGCCCGCCAGCGTGGAAGCCCTGGCCCAATGCTGCGCCGAGATTGCCGCCGTGGTGCCGGATATGCCGTTTTATTACTATCACATCCCCGTCCTCAACGGCGTCCACTTCGCCATGATCGATCTGCTCAAAGCTGTAGACGGCCGGATTCCAAATTTCGCAGGGGTGAAGTATACGCATGAAGATTTCATGGACTACCTCTCCTGCATGCATTACCAGAACGGGAAATACGATATGCTCTGGGGCCGCGACGAAAACATGCTTTCCGCCCTCGCCATCGGCGCAAAAGGCGCCGTGGGCAGCACGTTCAATTATGCCGCGCCTTTGTACCACCAGCTTATGAAGGCTTTCGCAGACGGCGAATTGGAAAAAGCCGCGCAGCTCCAGCAGCAGTCGATCGATATGATCCGTTTGCTGGGCAAATACGGCGGCATCGCCACCGGCAAAGCGTATATGAAACTGATCGGGTTGGACTGCGGAACATTCCGGCTGCCCGTTTCCAACATGAGCCAGGCGCAGTTCGCGCAGTTCGGGGCGGATGTGGAGGCCCTGGGCTTCGATCATTATAAATCCCGGCCAGCGGCCAAGACTCACTCCTGA
- a CDS encoding sodium:solute symporter family transporter translates to MRFIRDIRFMLTASLFFSWIHKGQAQQPNHIRWDVAAKLPSLPDGAPQPGVAGAFTGIHNNALLIAGGANFPDGMPWAGGAKAYRSEVYVMRGDTVTAFPLGKRLAYGASATIPDGVVCIGGENETGPLAQTFLLQWHGSQGRVVAKDLPPLPFPLTNATAAAIGSTVYVAGGENTERVSDAFLSIDLAAANPAWKTLTTIPKALSHSVMAAQSDGSKTKLYLLGGRARTDSGISELCSQAWSYDPARNQWSPIAPIRDNNGVTNLSAATAVSTGASYILVTGGDKGNIFRNIETLNAQIARAEGDELARLKTTKLNILEHHPGFNTDLLLYNTITDTWTVAGQLPFSPPVTATAVKWNGDIYIPSGEIRPGTRTTDVLKGSISKPSYFSTTDYIVLALYFLGMIAIGLWTSRHQHSTADYFKGGEKIPGWATGLSIFGAKLSAITFIGIPAKTYATDWSYFFLLMTIILCMPAVVRFFIPYYRKLGVTSSYEYLEKRFSYTVRSVSAGMYILLQLGRMGIVILLPAIALSVVTGIDVKLSILLMGAVSLFYTVLGGIEAVIWTEVVQVIILLAGALLALILIPMSLTSDTAAVTQTLEQYNKLKLFDFRFDFSSATFWVVIIGGFTLNLIQYGCDQTVVQRYLTTPDEQTAVKSLRLGAWLTLPSTIIFFAIGTLLFLFYRDHPGQVNMALDAQDTIFPWYIVTQLPAGVAGLVITAIFAAAMGSLNGSLNGVSTVFVNDFLRRLSPGKEDKYYLRSAKITTLLVGIAGTGIAWSMAEHGATSLWDQFNLILGLFTGGVGGLFVLGIFTRRATGAGAVAGFVVSAVIQVILLRFTSMHLLMYAFTGLASCVIAGYAWSLVFPKMQQIQGLTIHR, encoded by the coding sequence ATGCGATTTATCCGAGACATTCGATTCATGCTTACAGCCAGCCTGTTTTTTTCCTGGATCCATAAAGGGCAGGCGCAACAACCGAACCATATCCGGTGGGATGTTGCCGCCAAGCTGCCCTCCCTGCCCGATGGCGCCCCGCAACCTGGAGTTGCGGGGGCCTTCACGGGCATCCATAACAATGCATTGCTGATTGCCGGCGGCGCCAACTTCCCCGACGGGATGCCCTGGGCCGGAGGCGCCAAAGCCTACCGCAGCGAAGTGTACGTCATGCGCGGCGATACCGTAACCGCATTCCCGCTGGGGAAACGCCTCGCTTACGGTGCCAGCGCTACTATTCCAGACGGCGTTGTTTGTATCGGCGGAGAAAATGAAACCGGCCCCCTCGCGCAAACGTTCCTCCTCCAATGGCATGGATCGCAGGGGCGGGTGGTCGCAAAAGACCTGCCGCCATTGCCTTTCCCGCTAACGAACGCCACCGCCGCCGCCATCGGCTCCACCGTGTACGTGGCCGGCGGAGAAAACACCGAACGCGTTTCCGATGCTTTCCTTTCCATCGATCTGGCTGCCGCCAACCCCGCCTGGAAAACGCTCACCACCATTCCCAAAGCGCTGTCGCACAGCGTGATGGCAGCGCAATCCGATGGATCGAAAACGAAGCTCTACCTCCTGGGAGGCCGCGCGCGCACCGATTCGGGCATCAGCGAGCTATGCTCCCAGGCCTGGAGCTACGACCCCGCCCGCAACCAATGGTCGCCCATCGCGCCCATCCGCGACAACAACGGCGTCACTAACCTGTCCGCCGCCACCGCCGTGTCTACAGGCGCCAGCTACATCCTCGTTACCGGCGGCGACAAAGGCAACATCTTCCGCAACATCGAAACCCTCAACGCACAAATCGCCCGCGCCGAAGGCGATGAACTGGCCCGGCTGAAAACAACAAAACTTAACATCCTCGAGCATCATCCCGGTTTCAACACCGACCTGCTGCTGTACAATACCATCACCGACACCTGGACCGTCGCCGGGCAACTCCCCTTTTCCCCGCCCGTAACCGCCACCGCCGTGAAGTGGAACGGCGACATCTACATTCCCAGCGGCGAGATCCGCCCGGGAACACGCACGACGGACGTGCTAAAAGGCTCCATCAGCAAGCCCTCCTACTTCTCCACCACCGACTATATCGTACTGGCTTTGTATTTCCTGGGGATGATCGCCATCGGGTTATGGACTTCCCGCCACCAGCATTCCACCGCCGATTACTTTAAAGGCGGCGAAAAGATCCCCGGATGGGCCACCGGGCTGAGCATCTTCGGCGCCAAACTCAGCGCGATCACGTTCATCGGCATTCCTGCAAAAACCTACGCCACCGACTGGTCCTACTTCTTCCTGCTGATGACCATTATTCTCTGCATGCCGGCCGTGGTGCGCTTCTTCATTCCATACTACCGCAAACTGGGGGTTACGTCATCTTACGAATACCTGGAAAAACGATTCAGCTATACCGTCCGTTCCGTGTCGGCGGGCATGTATATTTTGCTGCAACTCGGGCGGATGGGCATCGTAATCCTCTTGCCGGCTATTGCATTGTCGGTTGTAACGGGAATCGATGTGAAATTGAGCATCCTGCTGATGGGCGCCGTGAGCCTGTTTTACACCGTGCTTGGAGGCATCGAGGCCGTGATATGGACGGAAGTAGTGCAAGTGATTATTTTGCTGGCGGGCGCGCTGCTGGCGCTGATCCTGATCCCGATGTCGCTTACGAGCGATACCGCGGCTGTGACGCAGACGCTTGAACAATACAACAAACTAAAGCTGTTTGATTTCCGGTTTGATTTTTCCTCCGCCACCTTCTGGGTGGTGATCATCGGCGGATTTACGCTCAACCTGATCCAGTACGGCTGCGACCAGACGGTGGTACAGCGCTATCTCACCACGCCCGACGAGCAAACCGCCGTGAAGAGCCTCCGGCTGGGCGCATGGCTGACGTTGCCTTCCACAATTATATTTTTCGCCATCGGCACGCTACTCTTTTTGTTTTACCGGGATCATCCCGGGCAGGTGAACATGGCGCTGGACGCGCAGGACACGATTTTCCCGTGGTACATCGTGACGCAGTTGCCTGCCGGGGTGGCCGGGTTGGTAATCACCGCGATTTTCGCGGCGGCGATGGGCAGTTTGAATGGCAGTCTGAACGGTGTGTCTACCGTTTTTGTGAATGACTTTTTACGCCGGTTGTCGCCGGGAAAGGAAGATAAATATTATCTCCGCTCCGCGAAAATCACCACGCTGCTCGTGGGGATCGCGGGCACGGGGATTGCGTGGTCGATGGCGGAACACGGCGCCACTTCGTTGTGGGACCAGTTCAATCTCATCCTGGGATTGTTCACCGGCGGTGTGGGCGGGCTCTTCGTACTGGGAATCTTCACACGCCGCGCAACGGGCGCCGGCGCTGTGGCGGGATTTGTGGTGAGTGCGGTGATACAGGTAATACTCCTTCGATTCACATCCATGCACCTGCTGATGTACGCTTTTACAGGGCTCGCTTCCTGCGTGATCGCAGGATATGCGTGGAGCCTCGTATTTCCGAAAATGCAACAGATTCAGGGCCTCACTATTCACCGATAA